The proteins below are encoded in one region of Planctopirus limnophila DSM 3776:
- a CDS encoding RtcB family protein, with protein sequence MNTSQLHKIGVPDHAIVPAIQTIQQIKASEHGREINVKTLLTEVVANPAAFVEHEFCGALAQLLISEPVTSKREVPAAYKTWGEEIDPAAHAQMRTACLLPMAHGAALMPDAHVGYGLPIGGVLALENAVAPYAVGVDIACRMKLSVLDVPPSELATNFERFRHAIEAGTRFGVGSVHEKPQDHAVLDADWNITRITREHKDKARRQLGTSGSGNHFVEFGELTLAAASPELGLEAGTYTALLSHSGSRGPGAAVCDTYSRMAQARLPRGCEDFGRLAWLSLDSEAGQEYWAAMNLMGDFAAANHDVIHRLVSKKLGGRIIAGVENHHNFAWKEVHFGRELIVHRKGATPAGQGVLGVIPGSMADPAFIVKGKGVVESYESASHGAGRVMSRTKARDQFNFSKVRKELEAKGVRVISAGSDEVPGVYKNILSVMQAQSDLVEILARFDPKIVKMSDDGKAED encoded by the coding sequence ATGAACACTTCTCAACTGCATAAAATCGGTGTTCCCGATCATGCGATCGTCCCTGCCATTCAGACCATTCAGCAGATCAAGGCCAGCGAACACGGCCGCGAAATCAATGTCAAAACTCTGCTGACCGAAGTCGTGGCCAATCCCGCAGCTTTTGTCGAACACGAGTTCTGTGGCGCTTTGGCCCAACTGCTGATCAGCGAACCTGTTACCAGCAAGCGCGAAGTTCCTGCCGCTTACAAAACCTGGGGTGAGGAGATCGACCCGGCTGCACATGCCCAGATGCGGACGGCCTGCTTGCTGCCCATGGCTCACGGTGCCGCCCTGATGCCAGATGCTCATGTCGGTTACGGGCTGCCCATTGGAGGTGTCCTGGCTCTTGAAAATGCCGTCGCGCCTTATGCCGTGGGTGTGGATATTGCCTGTCGGATGAAGCTTTCCGTACTGGATGTTCCACCATCGGAATTGGCGACGAATTTTGAACGCTTTCGCCATGCGATTGAAGCTGGTACGCGGTTTGGTGTGGGATCTGTGCACGAAAAGCCGCAGGATCATGCCGTGCTGGATGCCGACTGGAACATCACGCGCATTACCCGCGAACATAAAGACAAAGCCCGTCGCCAACTGGGAACCAGCGGCTCAGGCAATCACTTCGTCGAGTTCGGCGAATTGACTCTCGCAGCAGCCAGTCCGGAACTGGGCCTGGAGGCTGGAACTTACACCGCTCTGTTGAGCCACAGTGGCAGCCGTGGCCCGGGAGCAGCGGTGTGCGATACCTACAGCCGGATGGCGCAAGCCCGTTTGCCGCGTGGCTGTGAAGATTTTGGCCGCCTGGCCTGGCTGTCGCTCGATAGTGAAGCTGGCCAGGAGTACTGGGCTGCTATGAATCTGATGGGAGATTTCGCTGCTGCGAATCACGATGTGATTCATCGTCTGGTGAGCAAAAAGCTTGGTGGACGGATTATTGCTGGAGTGGAAAACCACCACAATTTTGCCTGGAAAGAAGTCCATTTTGGTCGCGAGTTGATTGTCCATCGCAAAGGAGCCACTCCTGCAGGTCAAGGTGTTCTCGGAGTGATTCCCGGCTCCATGGCCGACCCGGCGTTCATCGTGAAAGGGAAGGGGGTCGTTGAAAGTTACGAGTCAGCTTCTCATGGGGCTGGCCGGGTGATGAGCCGCACCAAAGCCCGCGATCAATTCAACTTTTCCAAAGTTCGCAAAGAACTCGAAGCGAAGGGCGTTCGCGTGATTTCAGCCGGTTCTGATGAAGTGCCCGGCGTTTACAAGAACATTCTCAGCGTGATGCAGGCACAGTCTGATCTCGTCGAGATTCTCGCTCGCTTTGATCCCAAAATTGTGAAAATGAGCGACGATGGCAAAGCCGAAGATTGA
- a CDS encoding APC family permease, producing MTHTTQEPETTPSRTHLSLADGVNLIVAIVIGSAIYFTSPTVLFLSGSPLMMMGLWVAGALISLMGAFCYAELATTYPRTGGEYWYLTRAYGPVAGFLFGWLQLTVVQTGSIGALAWIFSEFANRMFLTDLATTPAASQVAWGAMLAVALLTVINLIGIQAGALVQWILVSLKILGLSALIVAGLCFGSADPGFSQPVVISEIPNLGVALLLVMYAYGGWNDAGFVAAEIHHPGKNIPRALWIGLGLVAILYLLINLAYLRGLGAAGLAASKTPPSDLFRLMLGDYAARAMHVVVAISAFSGLNSLILAVARVHQAVGQEHRLLAPLGWLSRHRQSPYISLIVQGIVSSGLILLFGTKTGQEALNQLLEMAYLPTITWSNFDSGFSTLFAMSAPLFWLFLGLTGLSVLILRQVDPHRERPFKVPGYPIVPILFVAVCMAMHHLAVSYADRLLLIVLPAVALGLILSIFSGYHSTEETTNIPS from the coding sequence GTGACGCACACCACACAGGAGCCAGAAACAACACCTTCACGAACGCATCTTTCACTGGCGGATGGTGTCAATCTCATCGTGGCGATTGTGATTGGCAGTGCGATTTACTTCACCTCGCCCACAGTTCTCTTTTTGAGTGGCAGCCCTCTCATGATGATGGGCCTGTGGGTTGCCGGCGCACTCATCTCACTGATGGGCGCTTTCTGTTATGCCGAGCTGGCCACCACTTATCCGCGAACAGGGGGCGAATACTGGTATCTCACACGCGCCTATGGGCCTGTCGCAGGTTTTCTGTTTGGCTGGTTGCAGCTCACCGTCGTGCAGACGGGCAGCATTGGGGCTCTGGCGTGGATTTTCTCCGAGTTCGCCAATCGAATGTTCTTAACGGATCTCGCTACCACCCCGGCTGCTTCTCAAGTCGCCTGGGGTGCCATGCTGGCAGTCGCCCTCTTGACGGTGATCAACCTCATCGGGATTCAGGCCGGTGCTCTGGTGCAATGGATTCTGGTCTCGCTCAAAATCCTTGGGCTGAGTGCCTTGATTGTCGCAGGTCTTTGTTTCGGCAGTGCCGATCCGGGATTCAGCCAGCCGGTCGTCATCAGTGAGATTCCCAATCTGGGAGTCGCCCTGCTGCTGGTGATGTACGCCTATGGTGGCTGGAACGATGCGGGCTTTGTGGCAGCCGAAATTCATCACCCGGGGAAGAACATTCCTCGCGCGTTGTGGATTGGGCTGGGGCTGGTAGCAATCCTCTACCTGTTAATCAATCTGGCTTATTTACGAGGGCTGGGGGCCGCTGGTTTGGCCGCATCCAAAACACCACCCAGTGATCTCTTTCGACTGATGCTGGGGGATTACGCCGCCCGGGCCATGCATGTCGTTGTGGCGATCTCCGCCTTCAGTGGATTGAACAGCTTGATTCTGGCCGTCGCACGTGTCCATCAGGCGGTTGGTCAGGAACATCGGCTACTCGCGCCGCTGGGTTGGCTTTCACGACACCGGCAATCGCCCTATATCTCGTTGATTGTGCAGGGGATCGTCAGCAGTGGGCTGATTCTGCTCTTCGGCACGAAAACCGGTCAGGAAGCACTCAATCAACTCCTTGAAATGGCTTATCTTCCCACGATCACCTGGAGCAACTTTGACAGTGGTTTTTCGACGCTATTCGCCATGTCGGCCCCACTTTTCTGGCTGTTTCTGGGCCTGACGGGTCTGAGTGTCCTGATCCTCCGGCAAGTCGATCCGCACCGCGAACGTCCCTTCAAAGTGCCTGGCTACCCGATTGTGCCGATCCTCTTCGTCGCGGTCTGCATGGCCATGCATCATCTGGCTGTCAGTTATGCCGATCGACTGCTGCTGATTGTCCTTCCTGCCGTTGCATTGGGACTGATTCTCTCCATTTTCAGTGGCTATCACTCCACAGAAGAAACCACAAATATTCCCTCATGA
- a CDS encoding GspE/PulE family protein — translation MSISLHPLTKNDLKIDGSLARCQLPWENLNLQDADFAVRAVEQLLRLAIDERASDVHLVPSPAGLQIAFRQDGLLEPMGSFPPEVSPLIINRIKVLAQLLTYRTDLPQEGRLRLPEFPGELRASTFPTIHGEKVVVRLFIGSGQYRVLDELGYTPQVQLGLEQALLQTSGMLLLTGPAGSGKTTSAYACLRWLQAYRKGQCSLVSLEDPVEAFLPGVSQTQVRRGTEFNYALGLRSLLRQDPDVIFVGEIRDAETAQTAFQASLAGHLVISTFHAGSAGDAICRLTDLGVEPFLLRTGLIAVLCQRLVKRLVKDRETPLSTRRYEGRFVAAELMEPELHHLARPIMRKVNGKRLEELAARHGFVPLREALEEAVRTGKTDLPEVYRILGTRPVEERRDVAEEL, via the coding sequence ATGTCGATTTCTCTCCATCCATTAACCAAAAACGATTTGAAGATTGATGGCTCGTTGGCTCGATGTCAGTTGCCGTGGGAGAACCTGAATCTGCAGGACGCTGACTTTGCTGTGCGGGCCGTCGAACAATTGCTTCGCCTGGCGATTGATGAGCGTGCGAGTGATGTGCACCTGGTTCCCTCCCCTGCAGGATTGCAGATTGCCTTCCGGCAAGATGGTTTGCTGGAGCCGATGGGGAGCTTTCCACCTGAGGTTTCGCCACTGATCATCAATCGCATCAAAGTTCTGGCTCAACTGCTGACTTATCGGACGGATCTGCCTCAGGAAGGCCGCCTCAGGCTTCCCGAGTTTCCGGGGGAATTGCGGGCGAGTACTTTCCCGACCATTCATGGCGAAAAGGTAGTGGTGCGCCTCTTTATTGGTTCCGGGCAGTATCGAGTGCTGGATGAGCTGGGCTATACACCTCAGGTGCAACTCGGATTGGAGCAGGCATTATTGCAGACCAGCGGGATGCTGCTGTTGACCGGGCCAGCCGGGAGTGGAAAAACGACGAGCGCTTATGCCTGTTTGAGGTGGCTGCAAGCCTATCGGAAAGGGCAATGCAGTCTGGTCTCGCTGGAGGATCCCGTCGAAGCGTTTCTTCCGGGAGTTTCGCAGACACAGGTTCGCAGGGGCACGGAATTCAATTATGCCCTCGGATTAAGGTCACTTTTACGGCAAGATCCCGATGTGATTTTTGTGGGGGAAATTCGCGATGCCGAGACGGCACAGACGGCCTTTCAGGCCTCACTGGCGGGTCATCTGGTGATTTCCACGTTTCATGCGGGCTCAGCCGGAGATGCGATTTGCCGGCTGACAGATCTGGGAGTTGAACCTTTTCTCCTCCGCACCGGCTTGATTGCCGTGCTGTGCCAGCGACTCGTCAAACGACTGGTCAAAGATCGAGAGACTCCCTTATCAACCCGGCGATATGAGGGGCGTTTTGTCGCTGCGGAACTGATGGAGCCGGAATTGCATCACCTGGCTCGACCCATTATGCGCAAAGTGAATGGCAAGCGTCTTGAGGAACTGGCAGCCCGGCATGGTTTCGTTCCCTTACGGGAGGCGCTCGAAGAGGCTGTCCGTACCGGGAAGACCGACTTGCCCGAAGTTTATCGAATTCTCGGGACTCGACCAGTGGAAGAACGCCGGGATGTTGCTGAGGAATTATAG
- a CDS encoding type II secretion system F family protein, with protein MSATPAVVISSAALRALNQELALLIRAGIPLEIGFQQLGRGSSSDLARLAERIGERLQQGQALDLAIASENTPEARLYATIVQLGIRSGRLPEMLESMAHLGDQMSAVREEFHRVAIYPTIVVVLTYLLICGLAIWFIPRWLLTLEMFRIQGGWIEVALRLIHDYASYWMPAIPILAMIVLWAAGRTSIVRAGLLETRASVWPGLQVVSGALSWLIGLPDAVRWVQWLHICGLLTKEGLPIEECLKSSNYLLGTGRMQQDSREALQAISAGISPEAALLRIRDLPPFVADAIEIGVRTNSLPVALELSTGVMFRQLQSRLEWLSGLIPLVLTLLIGGGCGVLYVVAVFGPLMVFWSGLSLQS; from the coding sequence ATGTCTGCCACACCGGCTGTTGTTATCTCTTCTGCGGCACTCAGGGCTCTGAATCAAGAACTGGCCCTATTGATTCGGGCAGGAATTCCTTTAGAAATCGGGTTTCAGCAACTGGGGCGAGGTTCATCGAGTGATCTGGCCCGCCTCGCAGAACGCATTGGCGAGCGATTGCAGCAGGGACAGGCCCTCGATCTCGCGATTGCTTCAGAAAACACGCCGGAAGCTCGGCTCTACGCCACGATTGTCCAACTCGGGATTCGCAGTGGTCGGCTTCCGGAAATGCTCGAATCGATGGCACATCTGGGTGATCAGATGTCAGCCGTTCGTGAAGAGTTTCACAGAGTCGCGATCTACCCGACAATCGTTGTCGTGTTGACGTATCTGTTAATCTGCGGACTGGCAATCTGGTTTATACCCCGCTGGCTCCTGACGTTGGAGATGTTTCGTATTCAGGGGGGCTGGATCGAGGTCGCTTTGCGCCTGATCCATGATTACGCCAGTTACTGGATGCCTGCGATACCGATCCTGGCGATGATTGTCCTCTGGGCTGCGGGAAGGACATCGATTGTCCGGGCAGGTCTATTGGAGACGAGAGCCAGTGTCTGGCCTGGTTTGCAGGTGGTGAGTGGCGCACTGTCATGGCTGATCGGTCTTCCGGATGCAGTGCGGTGGGTGCAATGGCTGCATATCTGCGGCCTGCTGACGAAAGAAGGCTTGCCCATAGAAGAATGTTTAAAATCATCGAATTATCTGTTGGGAACGGGGCGTATGCAGCAAGATTCGCGGGAAGCGTTGCAGGCCATTTCCGCCGGTATCAGCCCGGAGGCAGCGTTGTTGCGAATTCGTGATCTGCCCCCCTTTGTGGCCGATGCCATTGAGATTGGCGTGCGTACCAATTCGCTCCCAGTGGCTCTGGAGCTGTCGACCGGTGTGATGTTTCGTCAGTTGCAGTCCCGCCTCGAATGGTTATCGGGATTGATTCCGCTGGTGTTAACCTTGCTGATCGGGGGAGGTTGTGGAGTGCTTTATGTCGTCGCGGTCTTCGGGCCACTCATGGTCTTCTGGTCAGGGTTATCGCTCCAATCGTGA
- a CDS encoding type II secretion system F family protein: MPEYLYQAIKASDPSPGALSRTATREIIRGRMKAASDNLLGELLREEGLELISFERADRLESFGLAVLPIFPEVTTDHPAQTEIPPELCLRLLAEESPSRKDRKKLLHAWKRYRHDQDLAATIQFAGTALPADLGVYLNYLQDGRLTTALLRELMLARAREKLFRQRIFFQIGTPFLWYIVTVMILVAAGTIIVPRFKMMFDDFGTRLPIFTSLVIGFYDFLAGYSLILLFLVALAIGSCVILTRFTTFGRLYRRLMIYVPLIGRPIYHLKSATYTEVFSLTLPWSLPLPVVARLAALIAEEPLFEESTEEWIEQMEQGKAPQDAFGEKTFLPASIASLFRLKTSPHGLQDACKLLAASFVIRAIAHVKIGVFCMPQLMVLTCVLTVGIVLFAMFSPLFMLLNDLS, translated from the coding sequence ATGCCTGAATATCTCTATCAAGCGATCAAGGCGAGCGATCCTTCGCCTGGAGCATTGTCGAGAACGGCAACACGCGAAATCATCCGCGGGAGGATGAAAGCGGCCAGCGACAATCTGCTGGGGGAATTGCTGCGTGAAGAGGGATTGGAGCTGATCAGTTTTGAGCGCGCCGATCGCCTGGAGTCGTTCGGGCTCGCAGTACTTCCGATTTTCCCTGAAGTCACGACCGATCATCCGGCACAGACGGAGATCCCGCCGGAACTCTGTTTACGCCTGCTGGCAGAAGAAAGCCCGTCCCGCAAAGACCGCAAAAAACTGCTGCATGCCTGGAAACGTTATCGACATGATCAGGATCTCGCGGCCACGATTCAGTTTGCCGGTACGGCATTACCAGCCGATCTGGGAGTCTACCTTAACTATTTACAAGATGGTCGTCTGACAACGGCCCTCTTACGCGAATTGATGCTGGCACGGGCCAGAGAAAAACTGTTTCGCCAGCGGATTTTCTTTCAGATTGGAACCCCGTTTTTATGGTATATCGTCACCGTCATGATTCTGGTGGCTGCAGGGACAATTATTGTTCCTCGATTCAAAATGATGTTTGATGATTTCGGAACTCGCCTCCCGATATTTACCAGCCTGGTGATCGGATTTTATGATTTTCTGGCTGGCTATTCGCTGATACTGCTTTTCCTGGTCGCACTGGCAATCGGCAGTTGCGTGATCCTGACGCGATTCACAACCTTCGGGCGTTTATACCGCCGGTTGATGATCTATGTTCCTCTAATAGGCCGCCCGATATATCATTTAAAGTCAGCGACCTATACAGAAGTCTTCAGCCTGACTTTGCCCTGGTCATTACCGCTCCCCGTGGTGGCCCGGCTTGCGGCTTTGATCGCCGAAGAGCCGCTTTTTGAAGAGTCGACCGAAGAGTGGATTGAACAGATGGAACAGGGAAAAGCTCCTCAGGATGCGTTTGGTGAAAAGACCTTTCTTCCCGCTTCAATTGCCAGTTTATTCCGCCTGAAGACTTCGCCTCATGGTTTGCAGGATGCCTGTAAGTTATTAGCAGCCTCGTTTGTCATCCGGGCCATTGCCCATGTAAAGATCGGCGTCTTCTGTATGCCTCAATTGATGGTACTGACTTGCGTACTGACCGTCGGGATTGTGTTGTTCGCCATGTTTTCACCATTGTTTATGCTGCTGAACGATTTGTCATAA
- a CDS encoding type II secretion system F family protein, whose translation MDLISFSTGLSPRNLFELLAMLVLLNVPLLLISFLMIAGLRLPAAGRSLTIQGSHWPIINSILLFAGSAIVFILGMLAFMTPWMLVDVWLLLKLLLAVFLSIPGIAIGIIGWRAAYIRWNVERDPALRYDLLHHRTLKSARLKLRFLAVNQICLLVICLSIVPVLGLGAFMFWILLMTVLMGVITWYGFQNRVEQLGTRWALVSVFSGGQDVRDELVGWDDFPSRGVRRQMSAISRDMDYGIEWVPALAASTEILDSPDTFLAANASPQALAKSLRQDVQQSLNEFQSELRQSSHKLYEIFLMTLLVAAGVYGFIGVFIIPKILRIFNDFDIETPWSLQMLISVKGHILLFAGAMVSSLLATILVLGILHRGFTGEQPWVLGVFGQIFYQLKRPLILRGLAATIQGGRSIEDDLDRLADVEVSTRLANRLRMVAQAIRQGYDWPVALVKYRFLKSHELPLILTAREAGQVAFTLREIAEMQLRQQSRIWNWYAEFVGPIFVIMIGVCGLFLGYGIMSSLTTMMSSLS comes from the coding sequence ATGGACCTGATCAGCTTTTCGACGGGACTGAGTCCTCGAAATCTGTTTGAGCTGCTAGCGATGTTGGTATTACTCAACGTGCCGCTATTACTCATTTCTTTTTTAATGATAGCCGGTTTACGTCTCCCTGCGGCAGGCAGATCATTAACGATCCAGGGATCCCATTGGCCAATCATTAACTCAATCCTGTTGTTTGCAGGGAGTGCGATTGTCTTTATCTTGGGAATGCTGGCTTTCATGACTCCCTGGATGCTGGTCGATGTCTGGCTTCTCCTCAAGTTGTTGCTGGCGGTATTTTTATCGATTCCGGGGATCGCCATCGGGATTATTGGCTGGCGTGCCGCCTATATCCGCTGGAACGTCGAGCGGGATCCTGCCCTGCGCTACGATTTACTCCACCACCGCACTCTGAAAAGTGCCCGGCTCAAGTTGCGATTTTTGGCGGTCAATCAAATCTGTCTGCTGGTGATCTGCCTGAGTATCGTTCCCGTGCTGGGTCTGGGGGCGTTTATGTTCTGGATTCTGCTGATGACCGTTTTGATGGGTGTCATCACCTGGTATGGATTCCAGAATCGGGTGGAACAACTGGGCACTCGCTGGGCACTGGTCAGCGTGTTCAGCGGTGGGCAGGATGTGCGCGATGAACTTGTGGGCTGGGATGATTTCCCTTCACGGGGAGTCCGTCGGCAGATGAGTGCGATCTCGAGAGATATGGATTACGGGATTGAATGGGTGCCTGCGTTGGCGGCCAGTACAGAGATTCTCGACTCGCCAGATACGTTTCTCGCAGCGAATGCTTCGCCTCAGGCCTTAGCCAAGTCGCTCCGGCAGGATGTGCAGCAGAGTCTCAATGAATTCCAGAGTGAATTGCGACAATCGTCTCATAAGCTTTATGAAATTTTTCTGATGACGCTCCTGGTGGCTGCGGGAGTTTATGGATTTATTGGTGTATTTATCATTCCGAAGATACTCAGGATCTTTAACGACTTTGATATCGAGACCCCGTGGTCATTGCAGATGTTGATCTCTGTGAAAGGTCACATCCTCTTGTTCGCGGGTGCTATGGTTTCGTCGTTACTGGCGACAATCCTTGTCCTGGGGATTCTGCATCGCGGTTTTACCGGCGAGCAACCGTGGGTGCTGGGCGTGTTTGGGCAGATCTTTTATCAACTGAAGCGGCCATTAATTTTGCGGGGTTTGGCTGCGACGATTCAGGGTGGACGAAGTATTGAAGATGACCTTGATCGTCTGGCCGATGTCGAGGTTTCTACGCGATTGGCGAATCGATTGCGAATGGTGGCACAGGCGATCCGCCAGGGATATGACTGGCCCGTGGCACTGGTTAAGTATCGATTTCTGAAAAGTCATGAGTTACCGCTGATATTGACGGCACGGGAAGCTGGGCAGGTGGCATTTACATTGCGGGAAATCGCCGAGATGCAATTGCGTCAACAAAGTCGCATCTGGAATTGGTATGCGGAGTTTGTCGGTCCAATCTTTGTGATCATGATTGGTGTGTGTGGACTGTTTCTCGGTTACGGAATTATGAGCAGCTTAACGACGATGATGAGCAGCCTGTCATGA
- a CDS encoding PulJ/GspJ family protein: MLKITLLQQRKVTGKLVCADVAVSRTRTSPRRGHSLIEMLVAISVIGMIIPLVFTMMVTMLQAQAGQADRMMSMISLRRLATDFRRDVWSASQVKISAEAKTLQLQTPAITHPEMTRKADLPITYRIEQRPHELVVHREVSGSQTDDNSPADARGTATSDRYIFPYATAEWIVSDVKVRAGEGSESAFVSLEISLPPPLVTTRTGSSGSADTPKLWKTRISATAGQSQMIRAPIKREWLGDQTKVHEDELIQQPADATTPENRGQKAPPAQNLQGVKP; encoded by the coding sequence ATGCTGAAGATAACTCTTTTGCAGCAGCGGAAAGTGACTGGCAAGCTGGTGTGTGCCGATGTAGCAGTGAGTCGTACGCGAACTTCGCCCCGGCGTGGGCATTCCTTGATTGAGATGCTGGTGGCGATCTCGGTGATCGGGATGATTATTCCACTCGTCTTCACGATGATGGTGACGATGTTGCAGGCCCAGGCAGGGCAGGCAGATCGCATGATGAGCATGATCAGCCTGCGTCGGCTGGCGACAGATTTCCGGCGGGATGTCTGGAGTGCCTCACAAGTCAAGATCTCGGCTGAAGCCAAGACCCTTCAGCTCCAGACTCCGGCCATCACTCATCCCGAAATGACGCGAAAAGCCGATCTCCCCATTACCTACCGCATTGAACAACGGCCCCATGAGCTTGTGGTTCATCGAGAAGTTTCAGGAAGCCAGACGGATGATAACTCGCCCGCTGATGCTCGCGGTACGGCAACTTCTGATCGCTATATTTTTCCCTATGCGACTGCGGAATGGATTGTTTCTGATGTAAAGGTGCGGGCCGGTGAAGGATCTGAATCGGCCTTCGTCAGTCTGGAAATCTCCTTGCCACCTCCTTTAGTCACTACTCGCACGGGATCGAGCGGCAGTGCGGACACTCCGAAATTGTGGAAGACCCGAATCTCCGCGACAGCCGGGCAATCTCAGATGATTCGTGCCCCGATCAAGCGAGAATGGCTGGGTGATCAAACGAAGGTTCACGAGGATGAACTAATTCAGCAGCCAGCCGACGCCACGACTCCCGAGAACCGGGGCCAAAAGGCTCCACCAGCGCAGAATCTTCAGGGAGTCAAGCCATGA